A region of Flavobacterium indicum GPTSA100-9 = DSM 17447 DNA encodes the following proteins:
- a CDS encoding translation initiation factor: MDLQEQLKKLFPDHIPSKEPETSEEMVHELYIQKEPMICKYEKRNGKPTTIISGYEGEPEDFKLLAKEIKTKFAVGGGIKDGEIVLQGDYREKIMQFLKDKGFKTKRVGG, encoded by the coding sequence ATGGATTTACAAGAACAACTTAAGAAACTTTTTCCAGATCATATACCCTCTAAAGAACCAGAAACTTCTGAAGAAATGGTTCATGAATTGTACATTCAAAAAGAGCCGATGATTTGTAAATATGAAAAACGAAATGGTAAGCCTACAACGATTATTTCTGGATATGAAGGTGAACCTGAAGATTTCAAACTTTTAGCCAAAGAAATTAAAACAAAATTTGCTGTTGGTGGAGGAATTAAAGACGGTGAAATTGTTTTACAAGGCGATTATAGAGAAAAAATTATGCAATTTTTAAAAGATAAAGGGTTTAAAACTAAACGAGTTGGCGGATAA
- a CDS encoding isopenicillin N synthase family dioxygenase, translated as MQKIPSVDLRDFLSDDPVRKQKFVNEIGKAYSEIGFVALKGHFLDDKLVENLYAEVRNFFNLPLEVKSKYEIPGIGGQRGYVSFGKEHAKGRSAGDLKEFWHFGQYVSEGSKWAGEYPDNVEVKELPNFNSVGKEAYQMLEKTGVYVLRALALYIGLDEFYFDNFIKDGNSILRPIHYPPITDEPKDGAVRAAAHGDINLITLLMGAQGKGLQVQNHDGEWIDAMAEPDELMINVGDMLSRHTNNKLKSTIHQVVNPPRELWGTSRFSIPFFMHPVSDMSLNCLPECIDENNPKLYEDITAGEFLTERLIELGLIKK; from the coding sequence ATGCAAAAAATTCCAAGTGTAGACTTGCGTGATTTCCTATCGGATGATCCGGTACGCAAACAAAAATTTGTAAATGAAATCGGGAAAGCTTATTCTGAAATAGGCTTTGTAGCATTAAAAGGTCATTTCTTAGATGACAAATTAGTTGAAAATTTGTATGCTGAAGTGCGTAATTTTTTCAATTTACCTTTAGAGGTAAAATCAAAGTATGAAATCCCTGGTATTGGCGGACAAAGAGGTTATGTTTCTTTTGGAAAAGAACATGCAAAAGGTCGTTCTGCTGGTGATTTAAAAGAATTCTGGCATTTTGGTCAGTATGTTTCAGAAGGTTCAAAATGGGCTGGTGAATATCCTGACAATGTGGAAGTAAAGGAATTACCTAATTTCAATTCTGTAGGTAAAGAAGCGTATCAAATGCTAGAAAAAACAGGAGTTTATGTATTAAGAGCTTTGGCTTTATACATTGGCTTAGATGAGTTTTATTTTGATAATTTTATCAAAGATGGAAACAGTATTTTAAGACCTATTCACTACCCTCCTATCACTGATGAGCCGAAAGATGGTGCTGTACGTGCAGCCGCTCATGGCGACATTAATTTAATTACTTTATTAATGGGGGCTCAAGGAAAAGGATTACAAGTACAAAATCATGATGGTGAATGGATTGATGCTATGGCAGAACCAGATGAATTAATGATTAATGTGGGTGATATGTTGTCTAGACATACCAATAACAAATTAAAATCTACGATCCATCAAGTAGTTAATCCACCAAGAGAATTGTGGGGAACTTCTCGTTTCTCTATTCCATTTTTTATGCATCCAGTAAGCGACATGTCGTTAAACTGTTTGCCTGAATGTATTGATGAAAATAATCCAAAGTTATATGAAGATATCACAGCTGGTGAATTCTTAACTGAAAGATTAATAGAATTAGGATTGATTAAAAAATAA
- a CDS encoding alpha-ketoacid dehydrogenase subunit alpha/beta, translating to MIFERQNLSNEELISLYKKLTKPRLIEEKMLILLRQGKVSKWFSGIGQEAISVGITAALDKDEYILPMHRNLGVFTTREIPLHRLFSQWQGKKSGFTKGRDRSFHFGTQEFNIIGMISHLGPQMGVADGIALANKLKKNGKVTAVFTGEGATSEGDFHEALNVASVWDLPVLFVIENNGYGLSTPTNEQYKCENLADRGVGYGMESHIIDGNNILEVYTKIKALKASMIENPRPVLLEFKTFRMRGHEEASGTKYVPQELMDVWAEKDPIENFRNYLKLTAVLSEALDEEIRAEIKKEIDENWAITQAEPELVANLDEELNDVYRPYEFESFNHSEETENIRVIDAISSALSQSMERHENLVIMGQDIAEYGGAFKITEGFVDKFGKERVRNTPICESVIVSAANGLSINGHKAVVEMQFADFVSSGFNPIVNLLAKQHYRWGENSDVVVRMPCGGGTQAGPFHSQTNEAWFTKTPGLKVVYPAFPYDAKGLLNTAINDPNPVMYFEHKQLYRSVYQEVPKDYYTIPFGKAAVLNEGNEVTIISFGAGVHWALETLKNNPEISADLIDLRSLQPLDWETIYASVKKTNRVIILQEDTLFGGIASDISSMIMENCFEYLDAPVKRVGSIESAIPFMKALEDQYLPKGRFEKELKELLAY from the coding sequence ATGATTTTTGAACGACAAAATTTAAGCAACGAAGAATTAATTAGTTTATATAAAAAACTAACTAAACCAAGATTAATTGAAGAAAAAATGTTAATCCTTTTGAGACAAGGTAAAGTTTCAAAATGGTTTTCAGGTATAGGTCAAGAGGCAATTTCTGTTGGAATTACTGCGGCTTTGGATAAAGATGAATATATTTTACCCATGCACAGAAATTTAGGTGTATTCACAACTAGAGAAATTCCTTTGCATCGTTTATTTTCTCAATGGCAAGGAAAAAAATCGGGATTTACTAAAGGAAGAGATCGAAGTTTTCACTTTGGAACACAAGAATTTAATATTATTGGTATGATTTCCCATTTAGGTCCGCAAATGGGTGTGGCTGATGGAATAGCTTTAGCCAATAAATTAAAGAAGAATGGCAAAGTAACGGCAGTATTTACTGGTGAAGGTGCAACATCTGAAGGGGATTTTCACGAAGCTTTGAACGTGGCTTCTGTATGGGATTTACCAGTATTATTTGTTATTGAAAATAATGGATATGGCTTATCAACACCTACAAATGAGCAGTATAAATGTGAAAATTTAGCCGATAGAGGTGTTGGATATGGAATGGAAAGTCACATTATTGACGGAAATAATATTTTAGAAGTTTACACTAAAATTAAAGCTTTAAAAGCTTCCATGATAGAAAATCCACGTCCTGTTTTATTAGAATTTAAAACGTTTAGAATGCGTGGTCATGAAGAAGCAAGTGGTACCAAATATGTTCCTCAAGAATTGATGGATGTATGGGCTGAAAAAGATCCGATTGAAAATTTTAGAAACTATTTAAAATTAACAGCCGTACTATCAGAAGCATTGGATGAAGAAATTCGTGCTGAAATTAAGAAAGAAATAGATGAAAATTGGGCTATTACTCAAGCTGAACCTGAATTAGTGGCTAATTTAGATGAAGAATTAAATGATGTTTACAGACCTTATGAATTTGAATCGTTCAATCATTCAGAAGAAACAGAAAACATTCGAGTTATAGATGCGATTTCATCGGCGTTAAGTCAGTCTATGGAGCGTCATGAAAACTTAGTAATTATGGGACAAGATATTGCAGAATATGGTGGAGCCTTTAAAATTACAGAAGGTTTTGTTGACAAATTTGGAAAAGAGAGAGTTCGAAATACGCCAATTTGTGAAAGTGTTATTGTTTCTGCAGCAAATGGATTATCGATTAACGGACATAAGGCTGTTGTAGAAATGCAGTTTGCCGATTTTGTATCTTCTGGATTTAATCCAATTGTTAATTTATTAGCCAAACAACACTACCGCTGGGGTGAGAATTCAGATGTAGTAGTTCGTATGCCTTGTGGAGGTGGAACTCAAGCTGGACCATTCCATTCGCAAACTAATGAAGCTTGGTTTACTAAAACCCCAGGATTAAAAGTTGTTTATCCGGCCTTTCCATACGATGCAAAAGGTTTACTGAATACAGCAATAAATGACCCAAATCCTGTAATGTATTTTGAACACAAACAACTCTATAGAAGTGTTTATCAAGAGGTACCAAAAGATTATTACACTATACCATTTGGAAAAGCAGCTGTTTTAAATGAAGGTAATGAAGTAACAATAATTTCTTTTGGTGCAGGTGTACACTGGGCATTAGAAACATTGAAAAACAATCCGGAGATTTCAGCAGATTTAATTGATTTAAGATCATTACAACCTTTAGACTGGGAAACTATTTATGCTTCTGTAAAGAAAACAAATAGAGTAATCATTTTACAAGAAGATACTTTATTTGGTGGAATTGCAAGTGATATTTCATCTATGATCATGGAAAATTGTTTTGAATATTTAGATGCGCCTGTAAAAAGAGTGGGTAGTATTGAATCGGCAATTCCATTTATGAAAGCACTAGAAGACCAATATTTACCTAAAGGAAGATTTGAAAAAGAATTGAAAGAATTATTGGCATATTAA
- a CDS encoding archaemetzincin, which translates to MKSNFYFTFILILLSCTSKNESVKTTLKKRIVGIQPYENISIAETKKIAQALDSFYGCKSIVLPPIKHDKKSFISIKSPRYRADSIIRFQNRTIPSHVDYIVGVTNSDISTTKHDTKGNIEKPTWKYSDFGVMGLAYRPGNSAIISTFRLKHKNKKLAFTRFKKVTIHEFGHNLGLPHCPNKKCVMTAAAEKISTIDNENLALCKSCKNKIN; encoded by the coding sequence ATGAAATCAAACTTCTACTTTACTTTTATCCTTATACTTTTATCTTGTACATCAAAAAATGAGTCTGTAAAAACTACTCTTAAAAAAAGAATTGTTGGAATTCAACCCTATGAAAATATTTCTATAGCAGAAACTAAAAAAATAGCACAAGCATTAGATAGTTTTTATGGATGTAAATCCATTGTTTTACCCCCAATTAAACATGATAAAAAATCATTTATTTCTATAAAATCTCCAAGATATAGAGCTGACAGCATTATTAGATTTCAAAATAGAACAATTCCTTCTCATGTTGATTATATAGTGGGAGTGACCAATTCAGATATTTCTACAACAAAACATGATACAAAAGGGAATATTGAAAAACCAACATGGAAATATTCCGATTTTGGTGTTATGGGATTAGCTTACAGACCGGGAAATAGTGCCATTATTTCAACATTTAGATTAAAACATAAAAACAAAAAATTAGCCTTTACACGTTTTAAGAAAGTTACCATTCATGAATTTGGTCATAATTTAGGATTACCTCATTGTCCAAATAAAAAATGTGTTATGACGGCTGCAGCAGAAAAAATCTCCACAATTGATAATGAAAATTTAGCACTTTGCAAGTCTTGTAAAAATAAAATAAATTAA
- a CDS encoding IS1/IS1595 family N-terminal zinc-binding domain-containing protein, whose amino-acid sequence MDVLSCPKCQNTTVVKSGIIKDRQRYLCKKCNYYFTVNKLGKKIDDYYVTKALQLYLEGLSYREIERIIGVSHVSISNWVKEFKIKKPPHPNYHPTYKIFKHAELVEFLKNKDQLSGAGMIITELGDKFMLIKWERFKD is encoded by the coding sequence ATGGATGTTTTAAGTTGCCCGAAATGTCAAAATACAACTGTTGTAAAAAGTGGAATCATTAAAGATCGACAACGTTATTTGTGTAAAAAATGCAATTATTATTTTACCGTAAATAAACTTGGTAAAAAGATAGATGATTACTATGTTACAAAGGCATTACAGTTGTATTTAGAAGGATTAAGTTATAGAGAAATTGAACGAATTATAGGGGTATCACATGTATCAATCAGTAATTGGGTAAAGGAATTTAAAATTAAAAAACCACCACATCCAAATTACCATCCAACCTATAAAATTTTTAAGCATGCTGAATTGGTTGAGTTTTTAAAGAACAAAGATCAATTATCAGGCGCAGGTATGATTATCACTGAATTGGGTGACAAATTTATGCTTATCAAATGGGAACGTTTTAAAGATTAA
- a CDS encoding MFS transporter yields the protein MSDNNKKGIWKVISASSMGTMIEWYDFYIFGSLAVVLSTKFFPSDNPTAAFLSTLATFAAGFVVRPFGALFFGRLGDLIGRKYTFMVTLLLMGGATFVIGCVPSYETIGYAAPVLVLVLRLLQGLALGGEYGGAATYVAEHAPKGEKGYWTAWIQTTATVGLFVSLLVILATKSLLSKEQFDDWGWRVPFWVSILMVFVSVQIRKNMHESPEFAKAKAEGKTATNPLKESFGNKYNLKFVLLALFGATMGQGVVWYTGQFYAMNFLKTVQMVDASQVETLLGIALVLGTPFFIVFGWLSDKIGRKNIMMVGMLVAILLYRPIYKMMYKTTDVTLKTEIVEKTKMVPSMKEIDATKIDSIYTTNKEYSDGTLLEEVKTVHLENGKVILDEKGKEKIETKITKKINSSDMALLIFLVFVQVIFVTMVYGPIAAFLVEMFPVKIRYTSMSLPYHVGNGIFGGLLPAISTYFVTTAKDAGDPEFYLEGLWYPIIIAGISFIIGMIYIDRKINTLHE from the coding sequence ATGAGCGATAACAATAAAAAAGGAATTTGGAAAGTGATTTCTGCTTCCTCTATGGGAACAATGATTGAATGGTATGACTTCTATATTTTTGGAAGTTTAGCAGTAGTTTTATCTACAAAATTTTTCCCTTCAGACAATCCAACAGCAGCATTTTTATCAACATTAGCCACTTTTGCTGCGGGATTCGTAGTTAGACCATTTGGAGCTTTATTTTTTGGAAGATTAGGCGACTTAATTGGTAGAAAATACACCTTTATGGTTACACTATTATTAATGGGTGGTGCCACTTTTGTAATTGGCTGTGTTCCTAGTTATGAAACTATTGGATATGCTGCACCGGTTTTAGTATTAGTATTACGTTTATTACAAGGTTTAGCTTTAGGAGGTGAATATGGTGGTGCTGCCACATACGTAGCTGAACATGCTCCAAAAGGAGAAAAAGGATATTGGACTGCATGGATTCAAACTACAGCAACGGTTGGTTTATTTGTGTCTCTGTTAGTTATTCTTGCAACTAAATCATTATTGTCAAAAGAACAGTTTGATGATTGGGGATGGAGAGTACCTTTCTGGGTTTCAATTTTAATGGTATTTGTTTCAGTACAAATCAGAAAAAACATGCATGAATCGCCAGAATTTGCAAAAGCTAAAGCAGAAGGTAAAACAGCTACCAATCCATTAAAAGAAAGTTTTGGAAATAAATACAACTTAAAATTTGTTTTACTTGCTTTATTTGGAGCAACTATGGGACAAGGAGTAGTTTGGTATACAGGGCAATTCTATGCAATGAATTTCTTAAAAACTGTCCAAATGGTAGATGCTTCACAAGTAGAAACGTTATTAGGAATTGCTTTAGTTTTAGGAACACCTTTCTTCATAGTTTTTGGTTGGTTAAGTGATAAAATTGGTAGAAAAAACATCATGATGGTGGGAATGTTAGTAGCTATTTTATTATACAGACCTATTTATAAAATGATGTACAAAACTACAGATGTTACTCTTAAAACAGAGATTGTTGAAAAAACAAAAATGGTACCATCAATGAAAGAAATTGATGCAACAAAAATTGATTCAATTTACACAACTAACAAAGAATATTCAGACGGAACTTTATTAGAAGAAGTAAAAACAGTACATTTAGAAAACGGAAAAGTTATCTTAGATGAGAAAGGAAAAGAAAAAATTGAAACAAAAATTACAAAAAAAATCAATTCTTCTGATATGGCTTTACTAATTTTCTTAGTATTTGTTCAGGTAATATTTGTAACTATGGTGTATGGTCCAATTGCTGCTTTCTTAGTTGAAATGTTCCCAGTAAAAATTAGATACACGTCAATGTCTTTACCGTATCACGTAGGAAATGGAATTTTTGGTGGTTTATTACCTGCAATTTCAACTTATTTTGTTACAACAGCAAAAGATGCAGGAGATCCAGAGTTTTATTTAGAAGGATTATGGTATCCAATCATTATTGCTGGTATATCATTTATAATTGGTATGATATACATTGATAGAAAAATTAACACATTACACGAATAA
- a CDS encoding DUF6814 family protein, which yields MNALKKYLGVVWILLAVAVAYFSIGIFGSKLTSGKQDDLVFGIIIFFILLPLVVTGLAIFGYYAITDEYED from the coding sequence ATGAATGCATTAAAAAAATATTTAGGAGTAGTATGGATTTTACTTGCTGTTGCAGTAGCCTACTTTAGTATTGGAATCTTTGGAAGTAAATTAACTTCTGGTAAACAAGACGATCTAGTTTTTGGAATCATTATCTTCTTCATTTTATTGCCATTAGTCGTTACTGGATTAGCAATTTTCGGTTACTATGCAATAACAGATGAATATGAAGATTAA
- a CDS encoding ATP-binding protein: MNSITLIIVLLIYLGFLFFVAHWSEKKENVKWSNNPYVYSLSLAVYCTAWTYYGSIGVAAKSGLEYLPIYLGPIIIIPAWIIILRRIIRISTVNKISSIADFISLRYGNSRFLGALVTLVCLIAILPYIALQLKAISESFHIVSETESSFNIFDDTTTYVSIALAMFASYYGSKYVDASEKRRGIVTAVAVESILKLVFFIFIGIYVTFFVFDGFEDIYSKASKLPFFKERNQIGGLSQGINWFFLILMSLFAVFLLPRQFQVSVVENNRERHLKTAIWLFPLYLLLFNIFVFPIAWGGNILFEGQSVNADSYSLLIPQLFNNKFLTIIVFLGGFSAAISMIIVACISLSTMLSNNLLIPYTFLGKLSNEVQVINNKQIIKIRRIGIFTLIVLSYLIYRYFALNYNLVSIGLVSFAIIAQLAPSFFGALFWRRGSKQGATWGLIVGVIICCYTLLIPYAIGISSTETNFINNGLFNISILKPFQLFGLDYLQPVPHAFFWSLLFNCIIYFGVSVSFKGNYRERNYAEMYIDIDKYSNNHENAFVWKGTAYTSDIEKVLIKFLGEVRTKRALTIFNLKYKVDTDSELADARLIKFAENLLTGHIGTASAKILISSVVKEEKVTLAEVLKILEESNENIIINKKLTETSNELKKITTQLQQANETLVLKDKQKDEFLDTVTHELRTPITAIRAASEILFDDDEIPDEMKKQFLQNIISESDRLNRLIDKILDLEKFETGKQKIHPAKYNLIETIDKTIEPLQQLMKNKNVTLFLENNRPVYAYYDEERIIQVITNLVSNAIKFCPELEGLITIQIKEKEGYIQTSIQDNGKGIHPNDFEVIFDKFYQSSNQNIKKPIGSGLGLAICKQIIEHHKGKIWAENSKNGGACFYFTLPINE, from the coding sequence ATGAATAGTATTACTCTAATAATAGTTTTATTAATTTATTTAGGTTTTCTTTTTTTTGTTGCACATTGGTCAGAGAAAAAAGAAAATGTTAAATGGAGTAATAATCCTTACGTATACTCATTATCTTTAGCAGTTTATTGTACAGCTTGGACTTATTATGGAAGTATTGGAGTAGCTGCAAAATCAGGATTAGAATATTTACCCATTTATCTTGGTCCCATAATTATTATTCCTGCTTGGATAATAATACTTAGAAGAATTATTAGAATTTCTACAGTAAACAAAATTTCAAGTATTGCAGATTTTATTTCTTTGCGATATGGGAATAGTAGATTTTTAGGCGCCTTAGTGACACTTGTTTGCTTAATTGCAATCTTACCTTATATAGCACTACAATTAAAAGCAATTTCGGAATCATTTCATATAGTATCTGAAACAGAATCGAGTTTTAACATATTTGATGACACTACTACCTATGTTTCGATAGCATTAGCCATGTTTGCTTCTTATTACGGTTCAAAATATGTAGACGCCTCTGAAAAAAGAAGAGGTATTGTTACAGCAGTTGCAGTAGAAAGTATTTTAAAGTTAGTATTTTTTATTTTTATTGGTATATATGTAACATTTTTTGTTTTTGATGGCTTTGAAGACATTTATAGTAAAGCATCGAAACTTCCTTTTTTTAAAGAAAGAAACCAAATTGGTGGATTAAGTCAAGGTATAAATTGGTTTTTCTTAATTTTAATGTCGCTTTTTGCTGTTTTTTTGTTACCAAGACAATTTCAAGTTTCTGTAGTTGAAAACAATAGAGAGAGACATTTAAAAACTGCAATTTGGTTGTTCCCTTTATACCTATTGCTATTTAATATTTTCGTATTTCCAATAGCTTGGGGAGGTAATATTTTATTTGAAGGTCAATCTGTTAATGCTGATTCTTATTCCTTATTAATTCCACAGTTATTTAATAATAAATTTTTAACAATTATTGTTTTTTTGGGTGGATTTTCAGCAGCAATCTCAATGATTATTGTTGCTTGTATAAGTTTATCTACCATGTTGAGTAATAACTTATTAATTCCTTATACTTTTCTTGGAAAATTAAGTAATGAAGTGCAAGTAATTAATAATAAACAAATTATAAAAATTAGAAGAATTGGAATTTTTACTTTAATTGTACTTTCTTATCTAATTTACCGCTATTTTGCTCTGAATTATAATTTAGTTTCAATCGGATTAGTCTCTTTTGCAATAATAGCGCAATTAGCGCCTTCATTTTTTGGTGCTTTATTTTGGAGAAGAGGTTCAAAACAAGGAGCTACATGGGGTTTAATTGTAGGAGTAATTATTTGTTGTTACACGCTGCTTATTCCGTATGCCATAGGAATTTCAAGTACTGAAACAAATTTTATTAACAATGGTTTGTTCAATATTTCAATTTTAAAACCTTTTCAATTATTTGGCCTTGACTACCTACAACCTGTTCCGCACGCCTTTTTTTGGAGTTTATTATTCAATTGTATCATTTATTTTGGTGTATCTGTAAGTTTTAAAGGAAATTATCGAGAAAGAAATTATGCTGAAATGTACATTGATATTGATAAATATAGTAACAATCATGAAAATGCATTTGTATGGAAAGGAACAGCTTATACTAGTGATATAGAAAAAGTTTTAATTAAATTTTTGGGTGAAGTAAGAACAAAAAGAGCATTAACAATTTTTAATTTAAAATATAAAGTAGATACTGATTCTGAACTTGCTGATGCTAGATTAATAAAATTTGCTGAAAATTTATTAACGGGACATATTGGTACGGCATCAGCAAAAATTTTGATTTCTAGTGTTGTTAAAGAAGAGAAAGTTACACTTGCAGAGGTCTTAAAAATTCTAGAAGAATCTAATGAAAATATCATTATAAATAAAAAGTTAACGGAAACTTCAAATGAATTAAAAAAGATCACAACTCAACTACAGCAAGCAAATGAAACTTTGGTATTAAAAGACAAGCAAAAAGATGAGTTTTTAGATACGGTAACACATGAATTAAGGACTCCAATTACAGCAATTAGAGCTGCGAGCGAAATTTTATTCGATGACGACGAGATTCCTGATGAAATGAAAAAACAATTTTTACAAAATATTATTTCAGAATCAGACCGGTTGAATCGCTTAATTGACAAAATATTGGATTTAGAAAAATTTGAAACTGGAAAACAAAAAATCCATCCCGCTAAATATAATTTAATTGAAACTATAGACAAAACAATAGAGCCTCTTCAACAATTAATGAAAAACAAAAATGTGACTTTATTTCTAGAAAATAACAGGCCCGTTTATGCCTATTACGATGAAGAAAGAATTATACAAGTAATTACAAATTTAGTTTCAAATGCAATAAAATTTTGTCCTGAATTAGAAGGTTTAATCACTATACAAATTAAAGAGAAAGAAGGTTATATTCAAACTTCAATTCAAGATAACGGAAAAGGAATTCACCCTAATGATTTCGAAGTTATTTTTGATAAATTTTATCAATCTAGTAATCAAAATATAAAAAAACCAATCGGAAGTGGTTTAGGTTTAGCCATTTGTAAACAAATCATAGAACATCATAAAGGAAAAATTTGGGCTGAAAATAGTAAAAACGGAGGCGCTTGTTTTTATTTTACACTCCCAATTAATGAATAG
- a CDS encoding response regulator transcription factor — MKKILIVDDEPNIIMSLEYTFKKSNFQVFIARDGQEALDILESEIPDAIILDVMMPNVDGYATITEIKKNEKLNHCKIVFLSAKNKESDIEKGINLGANAYMTKPFSIKKLVEKINELLEEI, encoded by the coding sequence ATGAAGAAAATTTTAATAGTTGACGACGAACCCAATATCATCATGTCTTTAGAATATACTTTCAAGAAAAGTAATTTTCAAGTTTTTATTGCACGTGATGGACAAGAAGCATTGGATATTTTAGAATCTGAAATCCCAGATGCTATCATTCTTGATGTAATGATGCCTAATGTAGACGGATATGCTACAATTACTGAAATTAAAAAAAATGAAAAATTAAATCACTGTAAAATAGTTTTCCTTTCAGCAAAAAATAAAGAAAGTGATATCGAGAAAGGAATAAATTTAGGTGCCAATGCCTATATGACAAAACCATTTTCTATTAAAAAATTAGTAGAAAAAATAAATGAACTTTTAGAAGAAATTTAA